From Pseudomonas sp. LS1212, the proteins below share one genomic window:
- the serB gene encoding phosphoserine phosphatase SerB: MREIVLINITGEDRPGLTAAITGVLAQGGVNILDIGQAVIHDTLSFGILVEIPSTEQASSVLKDILFTAYKLDQQVRFTPVSEADYQQWVDGQGKARHIVTLLTRKVTAEQLRRVSSITAKYDLNIDHIDRLSGRIALDTPVDQGKGCIEFSVRGEPADPQALRAEFLSVAQELNVDIAFQQDSLYRRNRRLAVFDMDSTLIEAEVIDELAKAAGVGEQVSEITERAMRGEIDFRASFKERLALLKGLDVNVLDDIGASLRLTEGAETLFAELKRLGYKTAILSGGFTYFAKQLQAKLGIDYVFANELEVVDGKVTGVAVEPIVDAQRKADLLAELARKEGLRLEQTIAVGDGANDLPMLAIAGLGVAFRAKPLVKQSAKQAISTLGLDGILYLLGFRDRDSQA; the protein is encoded by the coding sequence TTGCGCGAAATCGTCCTGATTAACATCACAGGTGAAGATCGTCCGGGTCTCACCGCAGCCATTACCGGCGTTCTGGCCCAGGGTGGTGTGAACATTCTCGATATTGGTCAGGCGGTAATCCACGACACCCTGTCGTTTGGCATCCTGGTTGAAATCCCGAGTACCGAACAGGCGTCGTCCGTCCTTAAGGACATCCTGTTTACCGCCTATAAGCTGGACCAGCAGGTTCGCTTCACGCCGGTATCGGAAGCCGACTACCAGCAATGGGTCGATGGCCAGGGCAAGGCACGGCATATCGTCACGTTGCTGACACGCAAGGTGACGGCCGAGCAGTTGCGGCGGGTCAGCTCGATTACCGCCAAATACGACCTGAACATCGACCATATCGACCGCCTGTCCGGGCGCATCGCGCTGGATACGCCGGTCGACCAGGGCAAGGGCTGCATCGAGTTTTCCGTGCGCGGTGAGCCGGCTGACCCGCAAGCGCTGCGGGCCGAGTTTCTCAGCGTGGCACAGGAACTGAACGTCGATATCGCCTTCCAGCAGGATTCGCTGTATCGCCGCAACCGTCGCCTGGCCGTGTTCGACATGGACTCGACCCTGATCGAGGCCGAGGTCATCGATGAGCTGGCCAAGGCCGCCGGGGTTGGCGAGCAGGTTTCCGAGATCACCGAGCGGGCAATGCGTGGCGAAATCGATTTTCGCGCAAGCTTCAAGGAGCGCCTGGCCTTGCTCAAGGGCCTGGACGTGAACGTGCTGGACGATATCGGTGCATCGCTGCGCCTGACCGAGGGTGCCGAGACACTCTTCGCCGAGCTCAAGCGCCTGGGCTACAAGACCGCCATCCTGTCCGGCGGCTTTACCTACTTTGCCAAGCAGCTGCAGGCCAAGCTGGGCATCGACTATGTGTTCGCCAACGAACTGGAAGTGGTTGACGGCAAAGTGACAGGCGTTGCGGTCGAGCCGATCGTCGATGCCCAGCGCAAGGCCGACCTGCTGGCAGAGCTGGCACGCAAGGAAGGGTTGCGCCTGGAGCAGACCATTGCCGTCGGCGACGGCGCCAACGACCTGCCGATGCTGGCGATCGCCGGCCTGGGCGTTGCGTTCCGGGCCAAGCCGCTGGTCAAGCAGTCCGCCAAGCAGGCCATTTCGACCCTGGGCCTGGATGGGATTCTGTATCTGCTCGGCTTCCGCGACCGCGACAGCCAGGCTTGA
- the asd gene encoding archaetidylserine decarboxylase (Phosphatidylserine decarboxylase is synthesized as a single chain precursor. Generation of the pyruvoyl active site from a Ser is coupled to cleavage of a Gly-Ser bond between the larger (beta) and smaller (alpha chains). It is an integral membrane protein.): protein MKSRLFIFSQYLLPHNLLSRLAGCIAECRVRWFKNTFTAWFAKRYQVNMSEALVEDLTAYEHFNAFFTRALKADARPLDDTPGTILSPADGAVSQLGPIEHGRIFQAKGHSFSVLELLGGDAATAAPFMGGDFATVYLSPKDYHRVHMPLAGTLREMVYVPGRLFSVNQTTAENVPELFARNERVVCVFDTERGPMAVVLVGAMIVASVETVWAGLVTPPKRELKTVRYDEAARAPIHLEKGAELGRFKLGSTAVVLFGPDQIKWAQELGAGSPVRMGQGMGLPVEA from the coding sequence ATGAAATCCCGCTTGTTCATTTTCAGCCAATACCTGCTGCCGCATAATCTGCTTTCGCGTCTTGCCGGCTGCATTGCCGAGTGCCGCGTGCGCTGGTTCAAGAACACCTTCACCGCCTGGTTTGCCAAACGCTATCAGGTGAACATGTCCGAAGCCCTGGTCGAAGACTTGACCGCCTACGAGCACTTCAACGCCTTCTTCACCCGCGCCCTGAAAGCCGACGCACGCCCGCTGGACGACACGCCCGGCACGATCCTGAGCCCGGCCGATGGTGCCGTCAGCCAGCTCGGCCCCATCGAACACGGGCGGATCTTCCAGGCCAAGGGCCACAGTTTCAGCGTACTGGAACTGCTCGGCGGCGATGCAGCCACTGCCGCGCCGTTCATGGGTGGCGACTTTGCTACCGTTTATCTGTCGCCCAAGGACTACCACCGCGTGCACATGCCGCTGGCCGGCACCCTGCGCGAAATGGTCTACGTGCCTGGCCGGCTGTTCTCGGTCAACCAGACCACCGCTGAAAACGTACCGGAACTGTTCGCCCGCAACGAACGTGTCGTCTGCGTGTTCGACACCGAGCGCGGCCCGATGGCCGTGGTACTGGTCGGCGCGATGATCGTGGCCTCGGTCGAAACCGTCTGGGCAGGGCTGGTCACGCCGCCCAAGCGCGAACTGAAAACCGTGCGTTACGACGAAGCGGCGCGCGCACCGATTCATCTGGAAAAAGGCGCCGAGCTGGGCCGATTCAAGTTGGGCTCGACAGCCGTTGTCCTGTTCGGCCCGGACCAGATCAAATGGGCGCAAGAGCTGGGCGCAGGTTCCCCGGTGCGCATGGGGCAAGGCATGGGCCTGCCTGTCGAGGCCTGA
- a CDS encoding HDOD domain-containing protein — METIVPTKNPKSLDTWLKLLDGVRLPVPLASHGQVRAAMADSRRSLREIAELMQGSPALVLSVMREANQHTQNSMAEPAESLEIAINRLGLKRTEALLERLPAVEPEEIPGTLGQLQLISQHAAQQANGLFASRLARLWQEVHWGSLLFLSPLWPLAVTHPQLLEEWELRVIHKGESARVVEEELFGVRLLVLCQALAEIWRLPAWIIQGYRLLLEDRRLLVQALHIARDNEHPLRQQRHLDDNPVLSRWLNQPANTVLLANGLALSAQQAWDSPHNSRWQYLTSLYLQMPLADLQQQIHQQAVQSAHAHAAPGLWHPAEALIWPWTARRVHRGLLPAPPPSAQSLEAWRKYCSALLVEPSRFTNAMHLTTHARDALVACGMQRVLMLMADKTLTTLRVHQSNGLPAEAASLNLLISQSNVLQRLLAQPAQIRLTPANNAKFSALLPASLRGLFKGEHLLMRSLASNGRVVMLLVADQGGGPLSEISVQAFGKTAQCIERALTSFSNRTN; from the coding sequence ATCGAAACTATCGTGCCAACTAAAAATCCAAAAAGCCTGGATACCTGGCTCAAGCTCCTCGACGGTGTTCGATTGCCCGTGCCGCTCGCCAGCCATGGGCAGGTTCGTGCCGCGATGGCTGACAGTCGCCGCTCGCTGCGCGAGATTGCCGAACTGATGCAGGGCAGCCCGGCACTGGTGCTCAGCGTGATGCGCGAAGCGAATCAGCACACCCAAAACAGCATGGCCGAGCCTGCCGAGAGCCTGGAAATCGCGATCAATCGCCTGGGGCTCAAACGCACCGAGGCATTGCTCGAACGCCTGCCTGCCGTCGAACCCGAAGAGATTCCCGGCACCCTTGGCCAACTGCAGTTGATCAGCCAGCATGCCGCGCAGCAGGCCAATGGCCTGTTCGCCAGTCGCCTGGCCCGGCTCTGGCAGGAAGTCCACTGGGGCAGCCTGTTGTTCCTCTCCCCGCTCTGGCCACTGGCGGTTACCCACCCCCAACTGCTGGAAGAATGGGAGCTGCGAGTCATCCACAAGGGTGAGTCGGCGCGCGTGGTCGAAGAAGAGCTGTTTGGCGTCCGCCTGCTCGTACTGTGCCAGGCCCTGGCCGAAATCTGGCGATTGCCCGCCTGGATCATTCAGGGTTATCGCCTGCTGCTCGAAGACCGTCGCTTATTGGTGCAGGCACTGCACATCGCACGTGACAACGAACACCCCTTGCGCCAACAACGACACCTGGATGACAACCCGGTACTGAGCCGCTGGCTGAACCAGCCCGCCAATACCGTGCTGCTGGCCAACGGCCTCGCGCTTTCGGCGCAGCAGGCCTGGGACAGCCCGCACAACAGCCGCTGGCAGTACTTGACCAGCCTCTACCTGCAGATGCCCTTGGCCGACCTCCAACAACAGATCCACCAGCAGGCAGTGCAAAGCGCCCACGCCCATGCGGCACCCGGCCTCTGGCACCCGGCCGAAGCGCTGATCTGGCCCTGGACGGCCCGGCGTGTCCACCGCGGCCTGCTGCCGGCCCCGCCGCCATCGGCGCAGTCGCTGGAAGCGTGGCGCAAGTACTGCTCGGCGTTGCTGGTAGAACCGAGTCGCTTCACCAATGCCATGCACCTGACGACCCATGCCCGTGATGCACTGGTGGCATGTGGCATGCAGCGCGTATTGATGTTGATGGCCGACAAGACGCTGACTACCCTGCGGGTCCACCAGAGCAACGGGCTGCCCGCCGAAGCGGCCAGCCTCAATTTGCTGATCAGCCAGAGCAACGTGCTGCAGCGACTACTGGCTCAACCTGCGCAGATTCGTCTGACACCTGCCAATAACGCGAAGTTTTCGGCGCTACTACCGGCCAGCCTGCGTGGGTTGTTCAAGGGTGAGCATCTGCTCATGCGCTCGCTGGCCAGCAATGGCCGTGTCGTCATGCTCCTGGTGGCCGATCAGGGCGGTGGTCCGCTCTCGGAAATCAGCGTGCAGGCCTTCGGCAAGACAGCGCAGTGCATCGAGCGTGCACTGACCAGCTTTAGCAACCGCACTAACTGA
- the motB gene encoding flagellar motor protein MotB, giving the protein MENNQPIIIKRVKRYEGGHHGGAWKIAFADFATAMMAFFLVLWLLSTATPEQKIAIAGYFKDPIGFSESGTPFIIDMGGSPKLAPDKTINPEIEAEPQPETTPQINREQVQSMAEQVERERLELLLQELQNKVEENPQLQKFKDQILFEITQDGLRIQIMDAENRPMFDLGSARLQPYFEDILLAMADTIKAVPNKISVSGHTDAKPFAGTGDFGNWELSANRANAARRALVAGGYPDSQVARVVGYASSSLFDRKNPLNPVNRRIDIIVLTKKAQREIEGEQNAPDAAKPDAAAIDPAAAPVDPSEPMQPRELRQKLNIFEDGVLKMDEPGKQ; this is encoded by the coding sequence ATGGAGAATAATCAGCCGATTATCATCAAGCGCGTCAAGCGCTACGAAGGCGGCCATCATGGCGGAGCCTGGAAAATCGCCTTTGCCGACTTTGCCACGGCAATGATGGCGTTCTTCCTGGTCCTGTGGCTGCTTTCCACGGCAACCCCTGAACAGAAAATCGCCATCGCCGGTTACTTCAAGGACCCGATCGGTTTCTCGGAGAGCGGTACGCCGTTCATAATCGACATGGGCGGTTCGCCCAAGCTGGCACCGGATAAGACAATCAACCCGGAGATCGAGGCTGAGCCCCAGCCGGAAACCACACCCCAGATCAACCGGGAACAAGTCCAGAGCATGGCCGAGCAGGTCGAGCGCGAGCGCCTGGAGTTACTGCTGCAGGAGCTGCAGAACAAGGTCGAAGAAAATCCGCAGTTGCAGAAGTTCAAGGACCAGATCCTGTTCGAAATCACCCAGGATGGCTTGCGCATTCAGATCATGGATGCCGAGAACCGGCCTATGTTCGATTTGGGCAGCGCCCGTCTGCAGCCGTATTTCGAAGACATCCTGCTGGCCATGGCCGACACCATCAAGGCGGTGCCGAACAAGATCAGCGTCAGCGGACACACCGACGCCAAGCCGTTCGCCGGTACCGGCGATTTCGGAAACTGGGAACTGTCGGCCAATCGCGCCAACGCGGCGCGCCGCGCTCTGGTTGCTGGTGGCTATCCCGATAGCCAGGTCGCACGGGTGGTGGGCTATGCCTCCTCGTCCCTGTTCGACCGCAAGAACCCGCTGAATCCTGTCAACAGGCGCATTGATATCATCGTGTTGACGAAAAAGGCCCAGCGCGAAATCGAAGGCGAACAAAACGCCCCCGATGCAGCCAAGCCCGATGCCGCCGCGATCGATCCAGCGGCGGCACCGGTTGACCCGAGCGAGCCGATGCAGCCGCGTGAGTTACGACAAAAGCTGAACATCTTCGAGGATGGCGTCCTGAAGATGGATGAGCCCGGCAAGCAGTAA
- a CDS encoding rhodanese-like domain-containing protein, with product MPKFSGLPLVIEPGDLHARLKAPELILVDLTSTARYTAGHIPGARFVDPKRTQLGQLPAPGLLPSQAALEALFGELGHNPDAVYVVYDDEGGGWAGRFIWLLDVIGHSRYHYIDGGLLSWQREGLPLSTEVPPAVGGPVALTLHDEPTATREYLQSRLGALDLAIWDARGPLEYSGKKVLAAEGGHIPGAVNFEWTAGMDLNRDLRIRKDIAQVLENLGITKDKELITHCQTHHRSGFTYLVAKALGYPRVKGYAGSWSEWGNLPDTPKEV from the coding sequence ATGCCTAAATTCTCTGGCTTGCCACTGGTGATCGAACCCGGTGACCTGCACGCTCGCCTGAAAGCTCCAGAATTGATCCTCGTCGACCTTACCAGTACTGCCCGGTATACCGCCGGCCATATCCCCGGTGCGCGCTTTGTCGACCCCAAGCGCACGCAACTGGGCCAACTGCCTGCACCGGGCCTGCTCCCTTCACAAGCCGCGCTTGAAGCGCTGTTCGGTGAACTGGGCCACAACCCTGACGCTGTCTACGTGGTCTATGACGATGAAGGCGGTGGTTGGGCCGGGCGCTTCATCTGGCTGCTCGACGTCATCGGGCATAGCCGTTACCACTATATCGATGGTGGGCTGCTTTCCTGGCAACGCGAAGGCCTGCCCTTGTCGACCGAAGTCCCGCCCGCCGTCGGCGGCCCGGTTGCGCTGACTCTGCACGACGAGCCAACCGCCACCCGCGAGTACCTTCAAAGCCGTCTGGGCGCCCTGGACCTGGCAATATGGGATGCACGCGGCCCGCTGGAATATTCCGGCAAGAAAGTCCTTGCAGCCGAGGGTGGTCATATCCCCGGCGCGGTCAATTTCGAATGGACCGCCGGCATGGATTTGAACCGCGACTTGCGCATTCGCAAGGACATAGCCCAAGTCCTCGAAAACCTGGGTATCACCAAAGACAAAGAACTGATCACCCATTGCCAGACCCACCACCGCTCTGGCTTTACCTACCTGGTGGCCAAGGCGCTCGGTTACCCGCGTGTCAAGGGCTATGCCGGATCCTGGAGCGAGTGGGGCAACCTCCCGGACACGCCTAAAGAAGTTTAA
- the motA gene encoding flagellar motor stator protein MotA: MAKIIGIIVVFASVLGGYVLSHGKVAALIQPFEVLIIGGAALGAFLQANPGRMTMHVIKKSLSMFSSRFSHTFYIEVLGLVYEILNKSRREGMMAIEGDIEDAAASPIFAKYPAVLKDERMTAFICDYLRIMSSGNMAPHELEGLFDMELVSLKEELDHPSHAVNGIADGMPGFGIVAAVLGIVVTMASLGEGDQKSIGLHVGAALVGTFFGILAAYGFFGPLSTALRHDAKEELNVYEAIKAALVASASGMPPSLAVEFGRKVLYPAHRPSFIELEQAVRGR, from the coding sequence ATGGCTAAAATTATCGGCATCATCGTCGTATTCGCGAGTGTGCTCGGCGGATATGTTCTTTCTCACGGCAAGGTTGCCGCCCTGATCCAGCCTTTCGAGGTCTTGATTATCGGCGGTGCGGCCCTGGGCGCGTTCTTGCAGGCCAACCCCGGCCGCATGACCATGCACGTCATAAAGAAATCCCTGAGCATGTTCAGCTCGCGCTTTTCCCACACCTTCTATATCGAAGTGCTGGGGCTGGTCTACGAGATCCTCAACAAGAGCCGACGCGAAGGCATGATGGCGATCGAGGGCGATATTGAAGATGCCGCGGCAAGTCCGATTTTCGCCAAATACCCTGCGGTGCTCAAAGATGAACGCATGACGGCGTTTATTTGTGACTACTTGCGCATCATGTCCTCGGGCAACATGGCTCCCCATGAGCTGGAAGGCCTGTTCGACATGGAGCTGGTGAGTTTGAAGGAAGAGCTCGACCATCCCTCCCACGCCGTAAACGGCATCGCTGACGGGATGCCGGGTTTCGGTATTGTCGCGGCTGTACTGGGGATCGTGGTGACCATGGCCTCTCTCGGTGAGGGCGATCAGAAATCCATTGGCTTGCACGTCGGTGCGGCACTGGTCGGTACCTTCTTCGGTATTCTTGCGGCCTACGGCTTCTTCGGGCCGTTGTCGACTGCCTTGCGCCATGATGCCAAGGAAGAGTTGAACGTGTATGAAGCCATCAAGGCGGCGCTGGTGGCCTCGGCATCGGGCATGCCGCCATCGCTGGCCGTGGAGTTCGGTCGCAAGGTGCTGTACCCGGCGCACCGCCCCAGTTTCATCGAGCTGGAACAAGCGGTTCGCGGTCGCTGA
- a CDS encoding caspase family protein — protein MRKALFVGINHYRHVPPLAGCHTDAIAMASVLSRHACGRPNFNSRILTSVETDVSHHTLEGQIKSLFSGECDTALFYFAGNGQFDTSIDEGMILPQDARNFADGIRLSDILTWASKATATRNKVIILDCCHADTAGESRTLKAGTSIIGEGVTLLIACKSPHHARERARHTLFTSLLLQALNGAAANVQGAITPGNLYAFVDNALGTQEQRPVFKTNVSRFISLREVAPLVPEETLRKLPEWFPEPETVFELDPSFEPTQFACFVPEHGEIFAQLQHCNRHSLVEPVDAEHLYDAAINHTGCRLTALGTYYRELAMKGHG, from the coding sequence ATGCGTAAAGCCCTTTTTGTCGGTATCAACCACTATCGCCATGTTCCGCCCCTGGCCGGCTGTCACACCGACGCCATTGCCATGGCATCGGTGTTGAGCCGGCATGCCTGCGGCAGACCGAACTTCAACAGCCGCATACTGACCTCGGTCGAAACCGACGTCTCCCATCACACCCTGGAGGGGCAGATCAAATCGTTGTTTTCCGGGGAATGCGATACCGCGCTGTTCTATTTTGCCGGCAACGGCCAATTCGATACCAGCATCGATGAGGGGATGATCCTGCCCCAGGATGCGCGCAACTTCGCCGACGGCATCCGTTTGAGCGATATTCTGACCTGGGCCTCCAAGGCCACCGCAACCAGGAACAAGGTCATTATCCTGGACTGCTGCCATGCCGATACTGCGGGCGAAAGCCGGACGTTGAAGGCCGGCACCAGCATCATTGGCGAAGGGGTCACCCTGCTGATCGCCTGCAAGAGCCCCCACCATGCCCGGGAGCGGGCCCGCCACACGCTGTTCACCAGCCTGCTGCTGCAAGCGCTGAACGGTGCCGCGGCCAACGTGCAAGGCGCGATCACACCCGGCAACCTTTATGCATTCGTCGATAACGCGCTGGGCACCCAGGAGCAGCGGCCCGTATTCAAGACCAACGTTTCGCGCTTCATTTCACTTCGAGAGGTGGCGCCGCTGGTGCCTGAAGAAACCCTGCGCAAATTGCCCGAGTGGTTTCCCGAGCCGGAAACGGTGTTCGAACTTGACCCCAGCTTCGAGCCCACGCAATTCGCTTGCTTCGTCCCCGAGCATGGCGAAATCTTCGCTCAATTGCAGCATTGCAATCGCCACAGCCTGGTCGAGCCGGTCGACGCCGAACACCTGTATGACGCCGCCATCAACCACACCGGCTGCCGACTGACGGCACTGGGCACCTACTACCGTGAACTTGCGATGAAGGGACACGGCTGA
- a CDS encoding HPP family protein has translation MATFWRNLLDLLGWRANATSHTEKLLSCLGAFVGLSLIYAVTHWLLPNAAAMWVVASMGASAVLLFAAPHGVLSQPWAVIGGHGLSAMVGVGCQWLWPEQMFTPALAVALAILAMHYARCIHPPGGATALSAVIGGQAVHDLGFSFVLEPVLLNCAIILGVAVLFNAPFAWRRYPAALAHQPQPLNKSAASEQAPAAVAPEDFYHALRQVDSFIDIRFDDLLEIIQLAQEHAKSQRIGTDDILHGACYSNAQSGESWSVRQVIDEAPARRNKNDLVIYKVIAGAGRGNTGVCPRADMAQWARSAVVADGNGWRRVNPIESAAAATFT, from the coding sequence TTGGCAACGTTCTGGCGCAATTTGCTCGACCTGTTGGGCTGGCGGGCCAATGCCACCAGCCACACTGAAAAACTGCTCTCGTGCCTGGGCGCGTTCGTCGGTCTCAGCCTGATTTATGCAGTGACCCACTGGCTGTTGCCCAATGCGGCGGCCATGTGGGTCGTGGCTTCCATGGGCGCCAGCGCCGTGTTGCTGTTCGCCGCGCCCCACGGGGTGCTCTCGCAGCCTTGGGCGGTGATCGGCGGCCACGGCTTGAGTGCGATGGTCGGTGTCGGTTGCCAGTGGCTCTGGCCTGAGCAGATGTTCACGCCCGCCCTGGCGGTCGCCCTGGCGATCCTGGCCATGCATTACGCACGCTGCATCCACCCACCGGGCGGGGCAACCGCCTTGAGCGCGGTGATTGGCGGCCAGGCCGTGCATGACCTGGGTTTCAGCTTCGTGCTGGAGCCGGTCCTGCTCAATTGCGCAATCATCCTGGGCGTGGCGGTGCTGTTCAATGCACCCTTTGCCTGGCGCCGTTACCCGGCAGCGCTCGCCCATCAGCCCCAGCCGCTCAACAAGTCCGCTGCAAGCGAGCAGGCCCCTGCTGCCGTAGCCCCCGAGGACTTTTACCACGCGCTGCGTCAGGTCGACTCCTTCATCGACATTCGCTTCGACGACCTGCTGGAGATCATCCAGCTGGCTCAAGAGCACGCCAAGTCCCAGCGCATCGGCACTGACGATATTCTCCATGGCGCCTGCTACAGCAACGCCCAGAGCGGTGAGAGCTGGAGCGTGCGCCAGGTCATCGATGAAGCGCCGGCCCGGCGCAACAAGAACGATCTGGTGATTTACAAGGTGATTGCCGGTGCCGGTCGTGGCAATACCGGTGTCTGCCCTCGCGCCGACATGGCGCAATGGGCCCGCAGCGCGGTAGTCGCCGATGGCAACGGCTGGCGGCGGGTCAACCCGATAGAGTCTGCAGCCGCCGCAACCTTTACCTGA
- a CDS encoding histidine kinase — translation MNRPTPVKNDNFFLLIFRALRHRRVPLALRIASHNVFLVALALVIYACVMGLQFKQAMHEQADALGQSLTTQTATSATELLVSNDILSLNVLLNNLVKNPLVAHAAIYSVDNRILAEAGQRPKNGLLGEVEGLYQTKITFQDVTAGHLRISLDMTQFLQPMTISLQSMGILSAILLALALALSLRLGRYISTPLMQLRVWLRDPDAYTPAIQRQDEVGDLARQLHAQLAPEIPEPEPVPEPEEENEEDDEPAFQVRNLRDPRFDETPVAPLKAAPRRIKAEEDQDEDGDDPFADLREEADSKPAVRPVSASTARQPQASAVLAVQLGAQEQLRRLPRARLTELLQRYRDCLDQAASLYQSELHTLNDGSTLMLFHSEDSGDDYLTNAICCGELLRALGHALQIEVADSGITLQLQLGLILGDDLFGLSQIDLLLTESAQDALALSQHSRNLLLVERRISDDSLIRQRARIRPIASPEGACCVERLLEPYPSLLERQLARMHETRVKS, via the coding sequence GTGAACCGGCCCACGCCTGTTAAAAACGACAACTTCTTTCTGCTGATCTTTCGGGCATTGCGCCATCGCCGTGTACCGCTTGCTTTGCGAATCGCCAGCCATAACGTGTTCCTCGTCGCCCTGGCGCTGGTGATCTATGCCTGCGTCATGGGCCTGCAATTCAAGCAGGCCATGCACGAGCAAGCCGACGCACTGGGCCAGAGCCTGACCACACAGACCGCCACCTCGGCGACCGAACTGCTGGTGTCCAACGACATCCTCAGTCTCAATGTGCTGCTCAATAATCTGGTCAAGAACCCGTTGGTGGCCCATGCGGCGATCTACAGCGTCGACAACCGCATTCTTGCCGAAGCCGGTCAGCGCCCGAAAAATGGCCTGCTGGGCGAGGTCGAAGGCCTCTATCAGACCAAGATCACCTTTCAGGATGTCACCGCCGGGCACTTGCGCATCAGCCTGGACATGACCCAGTTCCTGCAGCCAATGACCATCAGCCTGCAAAGCATGGGCATCCTCAGCGCCATTCTGCTGGCACTGGCACTGGCCCTGAGCCTGCGCCTGGGGCGCTACATCTCGACGCCGCTGATGCAACTGCGGGTCTGGCTGCGCGATCCCGATGCCTATACGCCCGCGATCCAGCGCCAGGACGAGGTCGGCGATCTCGCGCGACAGTTGCACGCTCAACTGGCGCCGGAGATCCCGGAACCCGAGCCAGTGCCGGAACCCGAAGAAGAGAACGAAGAAGACGACGAACCGGCATTCCAGGTCCGTAATCTGCGCGACCCGCGCTTCGATGAAACGCCTGTCGCCCCGTTGAAAGCCGCACCACGGCGCATCAAGGCCGAGGAAGACCAGGACGAGGATGGCGATGATCCGTTCGCCGACCTGCGCGAAGAAGCCGACAGCAAGCCGGCCGTGCGCCCCGTATCGGCATCGACGGCCCGCCAGCCCCAGGCCAGCGCCGTATTGGCGGTACAACTGGGCGCCCAGGAGCAGCTGCGACGCCTGCCGCGCGCACGCTTGACCGAACTGCTGCAACGCTACCGCGACTGCCTCGACCAGGCAGCCTCCCTGTACCAGAGCGAACTGCACACCCTTAACGATGGCAGCACGCTAATGCTGTTCCATAGCGAAGACAGCGGTGACGATTACCTGACCAACGCCATTTGCTGTGGTGAGTTGCTCCGGGCCCTGGGCCATGCCTTGCAGATTGAAGTCGCCGACAGCGGTATCACCCTGCAATTGCAGCTGGGCCTGATCTTGGGCGACGACCTGTTCGGCTTGAGCCAGATCGACCTGCTGCTGACCGAAAGCGCCCAGGATGCCCTGGCCCTGTCGCAGCACAGCCGCAACCTGTTGCTGGTCGAGCGCAGGATCAGCGATGACAGCCTCATCCGCCAGCGTGC